From the Candidatus Thorarchaeota archaeon genome, the window AAGACTGCGACATACGAATGTGGTGAAGACCCGATCGGACCAGCACGGATCTCGTTTCCGTACAGTTACATAACCTACACGATTCTCTTCTTGGTAGTTGATCTCATGGGTGCATTTCTCTGGCTCTACGCGGCATCAACGCTCAGGTTCTCCGCGGTGGTCGTCTGGCAGATGGTCATTTTCATTGGCCTGTTTATGGTTGGCATCGGGTACATGCTCAAGCACATTCCCTCGACGATCCTCAGCGGGTC encodes:
- a CDS encoding NADH-quinone oxidoreductase subunit A; protein product: MRLFIDFIPVLLWAGLAAALVIIMLLTSWVLRPHILQNSEKTATYECGEDPIGPARISFPYSYITYTILFLVVDLMGAFLWLYAASTLRFSAVVVWQMVIFIGLFMVGIGYMLKHIPSTILSGSETLELWRRYKEEEAIEQEGRHH